A portion of the Punica granatum isolate Tunisia-2019 chromosome 7, ASM765513v2, whole genome shotgun sequence genome contains these proteins:
- the LOC116215447 gene encoding calcyclin-binding protein-like, producing the protein MADELALDLEELRQLHSIAKRPRVLSLISSEIGNLEKLSSARASQAAVPTPAKVPSAPSLIYTSLGSFSWDQDSDKLKIYIPLEGVDQEKVQTEFKPMSVDIKIHDVQGKNYRCAIPKLHKEIVPEKCKVLVKPTRIVVTLVKATKGNWLDLHFKEDKLKPSADKDKDPMAGIMDLMKNMYAEGDEEMKRTIAKAWTDARSGKAADPLKGFQ; encoded by the exons ATGGCGGACGAGCTGGCGCTGGACCTGGAGGAGCTGAGGCAGCTTCACAGCATCGCGAAGCGCCCCCGTGTTCTCTCCCTCATCTCTTCCGAAATCGGAAATCTGGAGAAG CTCTCAAGTGCAAGAGCTTCACAAGCTGCAGTTCCTACTCCGGCTAAGGTGCCTTCTGCTCCATCTTTGATATACACTAGTCTTGGATCTTTCAGCTGGGATCAGGACAGCGACAAGCTCAAG ATTTACATTCCCCTGGAGGGAGTTGATCAGGAAAAGGTGCAAACTGAGTTTAAGCCGATGTCGGTTGACATTAAGATCCATGATGTTCAAGGAAAGAACTATCGGTGTGCGATACCCAAGCTGCACAAGGAGATTGTGCCTGAGAAATGTAAGGTGTTGGTGAAGCCTACAAGGATTGTTGTCACACTAGTCAAGGCTACAAAAGGGAACTGGCTAGATCTACATTTCAAAGAGGATAAG CTGAAGCCAAGCGCTGACAAAGACAAAGACCCGATGGCAGGAATTATGGATCTGATGAAG AACATGTACGCGGAAGGGGATGAAGAGATGAAGCGGACCATCGCAAAGGCATGGACTGATGCTAGATCTGGAAAAGCAGCAGACCCACTGAAGGGATTCCAATGA